In Bombus huntii isolate Logan2020A chromosome 11, iyBomHunt1.1, whole genome shotgun sequence, the sequence TCGCGATTTGTAGACCCAACATCAGCATGAATCCAATAATTATGGCAGTCAACTGTAAGAGGCCACTTTTCTCGTTAGCCCTCTCGCGTGCTAACACCTCGAAGAAAACCACGTATAGTAACGTTCCGGCGGCCATTCCTTGCAGTATTGTCGGGGTAGGTCCTAAATTTTCGCTGTCATTCTTAAAATGACCAAGAGCCAATCCAACGGCGATGCCAATTGGTGTTACCATTGAGAATATCGTTAGGTATCCAAGAGTAGTTCTACTTGAGGCACCAGCAACGTAAAGTTCCATACCGACGCAGAATGAAATTACCAACTTATGCGTAGCTATAGCAGCAGCCAGATATACGACGGAGCCAATAGAGGGTTCTAGACCTACTGCTAGACCCTCGAAAATTGCATGAAAAGACAAAGCTAGTACGGTTAGTAATCCTTGTATCGATGTATTTTTTGTCATAACGGAATGGTTATGTTCATGATGTTTCATTCTTGGATAATCTGTATTAGAAGGATATCTCGTGCCATCCTGAGGACTGCGCTGCGTGGAAGATAATCCCGTAGGGGCAGATAGGACAAATATGGCAGGTAACATCTTATCTTGTTTGGCACCGCGAAAATCATCCAAGCCGTGTTGTCTAGATCGTTTGTTTAATTCGTTCTCGCCGTCTTCTAACTCGTCGTTACCATCTTTCCAGGTGGACCTAGCCGTAGTGGAAACCGTGGTGGTGGAACCACTATTTGTAGTTGTTGACGCACCTGTTTGATTGTTGCATCTACGTACGGACACCGTTCTATAGAGTAGCGCCTCCGATGACTCGGGTTTTCCCGTCAGCGCTGCGTGCACCGCCTCTTCAACGAAGTAGACGAGAAAGAATCCGGCGCAGAATAGCAGCTCCGACAGATTTAGCGTGCCTAGAGTAGGCAGTTGACCGTTCGTTTGATGTCTTTCTACGCTCACGCGGACCTCCGGGGCTAGATGCAAGAATGTGGTGAACAGTAGAACGCCCCCGCCAAAGCAAAGCAGCAACGATGTTTGCAGGCCCTGGAGATTACATGTTACGCTCTCTAATTTACCGGTCGTTTCATGTTTTTTAACGACTTtgttattctttct encodes:
- the LOC126870949 gene encoding protein zntC-like isoform X1; protein product: MEEPTTATVLLIAKIGAMIGLGFGSLLLGMLPLIVGRYRMNHRQKRDRRIFSNSSTCTSTSISNASSSSVISASATNSQGLQTSLLLCFGGGVLLFTTFLHLAPEVRVSVERHQTNGQLPTLGTLNLSELLFCAGFFLVYFVEEAVHAALTGKPESSEALLYRTVSVRRCNNQTGASTTTNSGSTTTVSTTARSTWKDGNDELEDGENELNKRSRQHGLDDFRGAKQDKMLPAIFVLSAPTGLSSTQRSPQDGTRYPSNTDYPRMKHHEHNHSVMTKNTSIQGLLTVLALSFHAIFEGLAVGLEPSIGSVVYLAAAIATHKLVISFCVGMELYVAGASSRTTLGYLTIFSMVTPIGIAVGLALGHFKNDSENLGPTPTILQGMAAGTLLYVVFFEVLARERANEKSGLLQLTAIIIGFMLMLGLQIATAHSHSHSHSHSHDGHVDVHSHEVNHQENDHDHKLDSHEHIYSNEMNERILTDKIYRVTESIAETVSNVLSSTMKTPTDVSFRSSSNETTLHSNRS